From the Planctomycetota bacterium genome, the window ACGAAAACAAGGGTAAAAAAAACGAAACCAATCCCCATAAGGATAAAGACCAGGATGTTAGCAAAATCAAAAAGCACGCTACTTTCCCCCGTCTAAAACAATATTTGATTTTCTAATTGCCGTGACTAATCTATAAACATAGCTTTATCTATTCAAGAAAATAGTATATAAAATTCCGGCAATCAACAAAATTCTTGACACCTTCCATTCAAACTAATATAGTTACGCATTAAACAAAATAATTCCGATAATACTATATAATAATTATGCCTACTTACCAATACGAATGTAAAAAATGCGGACATAGCTTTGAACAGTTCCAGTTAATCAAAGCCGCAACTCTGGAAAAATGCCCGAAATGCGGCTTCAAAGGACTGAAAAGGCTGATTGGTTCGGGCGGCGCCCTTATATTCAAAGGCTCCGGATTTTATATCAACGATTATTGCCGTCCCAAAAGCCAGGGCGCTAAAGCGAAAACACGCTTAAAATCTTCTGAGAATTCTACTAAAAAAGATAGACAAACAAATAATAAAGATTACAATAGTAGCCATAATAAAAAATAATATTACGCCTTCTGGCGAGGAAAGGAGAAAACTATGCGAGAACTACGCGGAGACTGGAGAGATATCTTTAACGGCTTCTCCGTTGCGCTTGACCTGAAAAAATTATTGCTGGGTTTTATCGGGATCGCGCTCACCTGGATAATCGCCGTGGCAGGCCCCTTCTACATGGCCACCATAAAAAACCCGTCGCTTTTGAATGATTTCAAAATGGGCTCTTACGGTTATGCCTGCAAGTTATTCTTTACGGCCTGGCAGACCCTTTCGACAATCGCGCTCTGGAAACTGCTTGTCGCCGTTGCCGCAGTATACCTGATGCTCTTAATCGTATGGGCGTTTTTCGGTGGAGCCATCACACGGATCGCCGCAATCAACCTGGCTAAAGATGAAGGATTGGAACTGGGGAAATCACTTTCTTTCACTACTAAAAAATACGTATCGTTCCTGATGCCTATCATCATCAGCTTCCTGGGATTTCTTTTCTTCTTCTTCTGGAATTTCCTGGGCGGCTTGGTCGGCCGGATTCCTTTTGTCGGCGAAATACTCGTCATGGTCTTTTTACCGCTGGCCATACTTTCAGGATTCATCATGGTATTCATCATTATCGGATTCCTTTTCAGCGCCCATATGTTCTACCCGACCATCGGCGTTGAGGGAAGCGATAGTTTTGATGCCATCTCCAGAAGTTTTTCCTACCTGTACTCCAGGCCATGGCATTATATCTGGTACCAGCTTGTAGCGCTTGTCTACGGAGCTGTCACCACCGCTTTCGTCTGGCTCTTCGGGTATTTCATGATTATCAT encodes:
- a CDS encoding zinc ribbon domain-containing protein, which encodes MPTYQYECKKCGHSFEQFQLIKAATLEKCPKCGFKGLKRLIGSGGALIFKGSGFYINDYCRPKSQGAKAKTRLKSSENSTKKDRQTNNKDYNSSHNKK